In Arthrobacter sp. B3I9, the following are encoded in one genomic region:
- the murG gene encoding undecaprenyldiphospho-muramoylpentapeptide beta-N-acetylglucosaminyltransferase, whose protein sequence is MSTESPLSVVLAGGGTAGHISPLLAIAHAIREARPGTRLLAVGTPNGMEARLVPAAGLDLATISRVPFPRKPSLDQLRLPGRLAAAVKQAGMILDEAGADVLVGVGGYVCTPMYLAARRRNIPIVLHEANTRPGLANRVGARLGAKVAVAFANTRLPGAVHVGMPMRREISGLDRPAARAAARTELGLDPQQPTLIVTGGSSGAQSINRTIAASVAALAEAGIQTLHITGRDKAVHDADGKPLAAPGYRQVEYVDGMESVYAAADVLLARAGAATVSEVAAVGVPAVFVPLPIGNGEQALNAAGLVDAGGALIVADNAFTPEWVRRNVVPLLLDGERLDRMARDAGELGIRNADRRMADLILEAAASPKAASSKAASQTNSRKR, encoded by the coding sequence ATGAGTACCGAGTCGCCCTTGTCCGTCGTCCTCGCCGGCGGCGGAACAGCCGGGCACATCAGCCCGCTCCTGGCCATCGCGCACGCCATCCGGGAAGCCCGCCCGGGTACCCGGCTCCTCGCCGTCGGCACGCCCAACGGCATGGAGGCGCGGCTTGTACCCGCCGCGGGCCTCGATCTGGCCACCATCAGCCGGGTGCCGTTTCCGCGCAAACCGTCGCTGGACCAGCTCCGGCTCCCCGGCCGGCTGGCAGCCGCCGTGAAGCAGGCCGGGATGATCCTCGACGAGGCCGGAGCCGACGTGCTCGTCGGCGTCGGGGGCTACGTGTGCACCCCCATGTACCTGGCCGCCCGGCGGCGGAACATCCCGATCGTCCTCCATGAGGCCAACACCCGCCCGGGGCTTGCGAACCGCGTCGGCGCCCGGCTGGGGGCAAAGGTGGCCGTGGCCTTCGCCAACACCCGGCTTCCCGGGGCTGTGCACGTCGGCATGCCGATGCGCCGCGAGATCTCCGGCCTGGACCGGCCAGCCGCCCGCGCGGCCGCCCGGACGGAGCTCGGCCTCGATCCGCAGCAGCCCACGCTCATCGTCACCGGCGGGTCCTCGGGGGCGCAAAGCATCAACCGGACCATCGCCGCTTCCGTCGCGGCCCTCGCCGAAGCCGGGATCCAGACCCTGCACATCACCGGGCGGGACAAGGCCGTCCACGACGCCGACGGCAAGCCGCTCGCTGCCCCCGGATACCGGCAGGTGGAGTATGTGGACGGGATGGAATCGGTCTACGCAGCTGCCGACGTACTGCTGGCCCGCGCCGGCGCCGCCACCGTCTCGGAAGTGGCCGCCGTCGGCGTGCCGGCGGTGTTCGTGCCGCTTCCCATCGGCAACGGCGAGCAGGCCCTCAACGCCGCCGGGCTGGTGGACGCCGGCGGAGCCCTGATCGTGGCGGACAACGCATTCACCCCGGAGTGGGTGCGCCGGAACGTCGTGCCGCTGCTGCTGGACGGCGAGCGGCTCGACCGGATGGCCCGGGACGCCGGGGAGCTCGGCATCCGGAACGCCGACCGCCGGATGGCGGACCTCATCCTTGAAGCGGCAGCGTCCCCGAAGGCAGCGTCCTCAAAGGCAGCCTCCCAAACGAACAGCAGGAAGCGGTAG